Proteins encoded within one genomic window of Dasypus novemcinctus isolate mDasNov1 chromosome 17, mDasNov1.1.hap2, whole genome shotgun sequence:
- the ST3GAL5 gene encoding lactosylceramide alpha-2,3-sialyltransferase isoform X2, whose product MPPMGPCPGHGALPRQSNCRRLRHMCSSPAVQWCFRAQIKMRRPSLMLKDILKCTLLVFGVWILYILKLNYVTEECDTKRLHYVNADRVKRAQKFAQQVLQKECRPEFAKKSMARLFEHRYSADLLPFVEGTSGGNGAEYKYDPPFGFRKFSSKVQTLLEILPEHDIPDHLRAKRCRRCVVIGSGGLLRGLELGQALNQYDVVIRLNSAPVQGYSEHVGNKTTIRMTYPEGAPLSELEYYSNDLFVAVLFKSVDFSWLQAMVKNETLPFWMRPFFWKQVPEKIPLQPKHFRILNPVIIKETAFDILQYSETQSRFWGRNKNIPTIGVVAVVLATHLCDEVSLAGFGYDLSQPSTPLHYFDNLCMAAMNLQTMHNVTTETRLLLRLVREGVVEDLSGGIQREF is encoded by the exons CCTTGCCACGCCAGAGTAATTGTAGGAGACTGAGGCACATGTGCTCCAGCCCTGCCGTGCAATGGTGCTTCCGAGCCCAAATCAAGATGAGGAGACCCAGCTTGATGTTAAAAGACATTCTCAA GTGTACGTTGCTTGTGTTTGGAGTATGGATCCTTTACATCCTCAAGCTGAATTATGTTACTGAAGAATGTGACACGAAAAGGCTGCATTATGTGAACGCTGACCGTGTTAAG AGAGCGCAGAAATTTGCCCAGCAGGTCTTGCAAAAGGAGTGTCGGCCCGAGTTTGCGAAGAAGTCGATGGCGCGGTTGTTTGAGCACAGGTACAGCGCGGACTTACTGCCGTTCGTGGAGGGCACCTCCGGAGGGAACGGAGCCGAGTACAAATACGACCCTCCTTTCGGCTTTCGCAAGTTCTCCAGCAAAGTCCAGACCCTCCTGGAAATACTGCCCGAGCACGACATTCCTGACCACCTGAGAGCAAAGCGTTGTCGGCGCTGCGTGGTCATCGGAAGTGGAGGGCTCCTGCGCGGGCTGGAACTGGGCCAGGCCCTCAACCAGTATGACGTGGTGATAAG GTTGAACAGCGCACCAGTTCAGGGATATTCGGAGCATGTGGGAAATAAAACGACCATACGGATGACTTACCCAGAGGGCGCACCGCTGTCCGAACTCGAGTATTATTCCAATGACTTGTTTGTGGCTGTTTTATTTAAGAGTGTTGACTTCAGTTGGCTCCAAGCAATGGTCAAAAATGAAACCCTG CCATTTTGGATGCGACCGTTCTTTTGGAAGCAGGTGCCAGAAAAAATCCCACTCCAGCCGAAGCATTTCAGGATTTTGAATCCGGTTATCATCAAAGAGACAGCCTTTGATATCCTTCAGTACTCAGAGACCCAGTCTAGATTCTGGGGCCGCAATAAG AACATCCCCACGATCGGCGTCGTCGCGGTCGTCTTAGCCACGCACCTGTGCGACGAGGTCAGCCTGGCGGGGTTCGGCTACGACCTCAGCCAGCCCAGCACGCCCTTGCACTACTTCGACAACCTCTGCATGGCCGCCATGAACCTGCAGACGATGCACAACGTGACCACGGAGACCAGGCTTCTCCTCCGACTGGTGCGCGAGGGCGTCGTGGAGGACCTCAGCGGCGGCATCCAGCGCGAGTTCTGA
- the ST3GAL5 gene encoding lactosylceramide alpha-2,3-sialyltransferase isoform X1, whose translation MCSSPAVQWCFRAQIKMRRPSLMLKDILKCTLLVFGVWILYILKLNYVTEECDTKRLHYVNADRVKRAQKFAQQVLQKECRPEFAKKSMARLFEHRYSADLLPFVEGTSGGNGAEYKYDPPFGFRKFSSKVQTLLEILPEHDIPDHLRAKRCRRCVVIGSGGLLRGLELGQALNQYDVVIRLNSAPVQGYSEHVGNKTTIRMTYPEGAPLSELEYYSNDLFVAVLFKSVDFSWLQAMVKNETLPFWMRPFFWKQVPEKIPLQPKHFRILNPVIIKETAFDILQYSETQSRFWGRNKNIPTIGVVAVVLATHLCDEVSLAGFGYDLSQPSTPLHYFDNLCMAAMNLQTMHNVTTETRLLLRLVREGVVEDLSGGIQREF comes from the exons ATGTGCTCCAGCCCTGCCGTGCAATGGTGCTTCCGAGCCCAAATCAAGATGAGGAGACCCAGCTTGATGTTAAAAGACATTCTCAA GTGTACGTTGCTTGTGTTTGGAGTATGGATCCTTTACATCCTCAAGCTGAATTATGTTACTGAAGAATGTGACACGAAAAGGCTGCATTATGTGAACGCTGACCGTGTTAAG AGAGCGCAGAAATTTGCCCAGCAGGTCTTGCAAAAGGAGTGTCGGCCCGAGTTTGCGAAGAAGTCGATGGCGCGGTTGTTTGAGCACAGGTACAGCGCGGACTTACTGCCGTTCGTGGAGGGCACCTCCGGAGGGAACGGAGCCGAGTACAAATACGACCCTCCTTTCGGCTTTCGCAAGTTCTCCAGCAAAGTCCAGACCCTCCTGGAAATACTGCCCGAGCACGACATTCCTGACCACCTGAGAGCAAAGCGTTGTCGGCGCTGCGTGGTCATCGGAAGTGGAGGGCTCCTGCGCGGGCTGGAACTGGGCCAGGCCCTCAACCAGTATGACGTGGTGATAAG GTTGAACAGCGCACCAGTTCAGGGATATTCGGAGCATGTGGGAAATAAAACGACCATACGGATGACTTACCCAGAGGGCGCACCGCTGTCCGAACTCGAGTATTATTCCAATGACTTGTTTGTGGCTGTTTTATTTAAGAGTGTTGACTTCAGTTGGCTCCAAGCAATGGTCAAAAATGAAACCCTG CCATTTTGGATGCGACCGTTCTTTTGGAAGCAGGTGCCAGAAAAAATCCCACTCCAGCCGAAGCATTTCAGGATTTTGAATCCGGTTATCATCAAAGAGACAGCCTTTGATATCCTTCAGTACTCAGAGACCCAGTCTAGATTCTGGGGCCGCAATAAG AACATCCCCACGATCGGCGTCGTCGCGGTCGTCTTAGCCACGCACCTGTGCGACGAGGTCAGCCTGGCGGGGTTCGGCTACGACCTCAGCCAGCCCAGCACGCCCTTGCACTACTTCGACAACCTCTGCATGGCCGCCATGAACCTGCAGACGATGCACAACGTGACCACGGAGACCAGGCTTCTCCTCCGACTGGTGCGCGAGGGCGTCGTGGAGGACCTCAGCGGCGGCATCCAGCGCGAGTTCTGA